From Coffea arabica cultivar ET-39 chromosome 9c, Coffea Arabica ET-39 HiFi, whole genome shotgun sequence, one genomic window encodes:
- the LOC140014110 gene encoding uncharacterized protein yields the protein MGESSAQIDMKLLKRLDRFDEFIRKSQGLSKQGVLDYDDLCLFPNVQLPVGFKTPKFNKYDGTGNPKTHLRLFSNKLGKPVDDENLPLRLFPESLEGDALDWYSNLKPEEVKTWLDLSNAFIRQYEYNCELAPTRTTLEGTKRRPSEDHKTYAKRWRKIAAKVESPMTEDEIIRTFIKAHDPPYFEEIFHMTGCSFVAIAAEKIGTVPPPTYPYGMPAWYNLQAVCAYHSGAAGYSTIDCKALKHKIQDMVESGEIVIRKRETQGPNVNRNPLPEHANIIGVILDHTEYMEPVKELAREAEVFGVTDQPFVIELPFEEDEKPFILELTPAESGTLEPVVIEFPKQEPVLSLQQVPWNYDEPVIQIGEKIIAKEEVSAVTRSGKVASPFEAAIPIQANNSEPPVKPTITEKEALDFLKRLQRREYNVVEKLSKSPAQISMLDLLFSSDMHRDALIEVLTKAQIPRDISVDNFSHVVGNVLFTKQITFSDEELPTEGIGHNKALYIVVRPWIHKSGAVPSSLHQLLKFVVNDKLITIFAEEDCLVITDSESKEEGSRSSTVTPHSTSDIVSVSWITKEEQALSRASVMMAKEMIRGGYEFDKGLGRDLQGILKPVEIIEKKDSSGLGFRPTAKDIREMKERKKAEKEGRLEITEISGVC from the exons ATGGGAGAGTCGTCTGCCCAGATTGATATGAAGCTACTTAAACGCTTGGATCGTTTTGACGAATTCATccggaaaagccaaggtttaagcaaacaaggggTGTTGGATTATGATGATTTGTGCCTGTTTCCGAACGTGCAACTGCCGGTGGGGTTCAAGACCCCTAAgttcaacaaatatgatggaacGGGTAACCCTAAAACACACTTGCGCTTGTTTTCCAACAAGTTGGGCAAGCCAGTGGATGATGAAAACTTGCCATTGAGATTATTTCCAGAGAGCTTAGAAGGGGATGCCCTCGATTGGTATTCCAACCTAAAACCAGAGGAAGTGAAGACCTGGCTCGATCTATCCAATGCCTTCATCAGacaatatgagtataactgtGAGCTGGCACCAACCCGAACTACTTTGGAAGGAACGAAGAGGCGACCGtctgaagatcataagacatatgccaagagatggagaaagatagctgcGAAAGTGGAGTCTccgatgactgaggatgaaattattCGCACATTTATAAAGGCACATGACCCTCCGTATTTTGAAGAGATTTTCCATATGACCGGATGTTCGTTTGTTGCgatt GCTGCCGAGAAAATTGGTACGGTGCCCCCTCCTACCTATCCATATGGCATGCCCGCCTGGTATAACCTGCAAGccgtctgtgcttatcattcaggggccGCCGGATATTCGACTATTGATTGCAAGGCGCTTAAGCATAAAATCCAAGATATGGTTGAATCTGGAGAGATTGTAATCAGAAAAAGGGAGACGCAAGGGCCGAACGTAAATAGGAACCCTTTACCGGAACATGCCAATATCATTGGGGTTATTCTGGATCATACGGAGTACATGGAACCAGTCAAAGAATTGGCAAGggaagctgaagtgtttggggttACAGACCAACCGTTTGTCATAGAATTGCCATTTGAAGAGGATGAAAAGCCCTTTATTTTGGAACTCACGCCAGCTGAGAGTGGGACTTTGGAGCCGGTGGTTATTGAATTCCCGAAGCAGGAGCCTGTCCTGAGCCTGCAACAAGTACCGTGGAACTATGATGAACCTGTCATACAGATTGGGGAAAAGATAATTGCAAAGGAAGAAGTGTCAGCGGTCACCAGATCGGGGAAGGTTGCAAGTCCATTTGAAGCTGCCATTCCGATTCAAGCAAATAACTCCGAGCCACCCGTTaaaccaacaatcaccgagaaagaagccTTGGATTTCCTTAAGAGGCTTCAGAGACGTGAGTACAATGTAGTTGAGAAGTTGAGCAAGTCGCCTGCCCAGATATCCATGTTGGATCTACTCTTTTCTTCAGATATGCATAGGGACGCGCTGATCGAGGTGTTGACCAAAGCTCAAATCCCTAGGGACATCTCAGTTGATAATTTCTCACACGTGGTTGGGAACGTATTATTCACCAAACAAATTACTTTCTCTGACGAGGAATTGCCGACggaaggcattggacataacaagGCCCTGTACATAGTTGTGAG gccatggattcacaagtctGGGGCTGTGCCTTCTTCATTGCATCAATTGCTGAAATTCGTAGTAAATGACAAGCTGATAACTATATTTGCCGAGGAGGATTGCCTTGTAATCACCGATTCCGAGTCCAAAGAAGAGGGTAGCCGAAGCTCCACAGTGACCCCTCATAGCACATCTGATATTGTCTCCGTCAGTTGGATAACAAAGGAGGAGCAAGCTCTATCAAGggccagtgtcatgatggctaaGGAGATGATCCGTGGAGGCTATGAATTTGACAAAGGGCTGGGACGAGATCTGCAAGGAATTTTGAAGCCAGTGGAGATTATTGAGAAAAAGGATTCGTCTGGTTTAGGCTTCCGACCGACTGCTAAGGATATCAGAGAAATGAAGGAGCGCAAGAAAGCggagaaagaaggaag